A genome region from Bacteroides stercoris ATCC 43183 includes the following:
- a CDS encoding linear amide C-N hydrolase, which translates to MNKKRGTVALTALAALFSVTIQQADACTRATYIGPENLVITGRTMDWKEDIMSNIYVFPRGIQRAGYNKGETVKWTSKYGSVIATGYDIGTCDGMNEKGLVAGLLFLPESVYDRPGDTRPVMGISIWTQYVLDNFATVREAVDELKKETFRIDAPRMPNGSASTLHLAITDETGNTAILEYLDGKLSIHEGKEYRVMTNSPRYEYQLAVNDYWKEVGGLQMLPGTNRSSDRFVRASFYIHAIPQTADAAIAVPSVLSVMRNVSVPFGITTPDKPHISSTRWRSVANQKDKVYYFESTLTPNLFWLDLKKMDFSPQAKVKKLSLTNGEVYAGDAVKDLKDSPSFTFLFQTPVL; encoded by the coding sequence ATGAATAAAAAAAGAGGAACGGTAGCGCTGACAGCCTTGGCTGCCCTGTTTTCAGTAACCATACAGCAAGCGGACGCATGCACGCGCGCCACTTACATCGGACCGGAGAATCTGGTTATCACAGGCCGTACGATGGACTGGAAAGAGGACATCATGAGCAACATCTACGTGTTTCCGCGAGGAATACAACGGGCCGGCTACAATAAAGGCGAAACAGTGAAATGGACTTCAAAGTACGGCAGCGTCATTGCCACGGGCTATGATATAGGTACGTGCGACGGCATGAACGAGAAAGGGCTGGTGGCCGGACTGCTGTTCCTGCCGGAGTCCGTATACGACCGTCCCGGAGACACCCGCCCCGTAATGGGCATCAGCATCTGGACGCAGTATGTGCTCGACAACTTCGCCACCGTGCGCGAAGCCGTGGACGAACTGAAGAAGGAGACTTTCCGCATCGACGCTCCCCGAATGCCCAACGGCTCGGCTTCTACCCTTCATCTGGCTATTACGGACGAAACGGGGAATACCGCTATCCTGGAATATCTGGACGGGAAACTAAGCATCCACGAGGGCAAGGAATACCGGGTGATGACCAACTCGCCCAGATACGAGTACCAATTGGCCGTCAACGACTATTGGAAGGAAGTCGGCGGATTGCAGATGCTGCCCGGAACCAACCGCTCCAGCGACCGCTTTGTACGCGCGTCATTCTACATTCATGCCATTCCGCAGACAGCAGACGCGGCGATTGCAGTCCCCAGCGTATTGAGTGTGATGCGTAACGTATCCGTACCGTTCGGAATCACTACGCCCGACAAGCCTCACATCTCTTCCACGCGCTGGCGCTCGGTAGCCAATCAGAAAGATAAGGTATATTACTTTGAATCCACCCTTACTCCCAACCTCTTCTGGCTCGATTTGAAGAAGATGGATTTCAGCCCCCAAGCCAAGGTCAAGAAACTCTCGCTGACCAACGGAGAGGTCTATGCGGGAGATGCCGTAAAGGATTTGAAAGACAGCCCTTCTTTCACGTTCCTGTTCCAGACCCCGGTTCTCTGA